A window of the Deinobacterium chartae genome harbors these coding sequences:
- the ligA gene encoding NAD-dependent DNA ligase LigA, whose translation MDSSNARYLELVQQINEHNRRYYLEDAPSIPDDQYDALMRELRALEAEHPEWITPDSPTQRVGIEALANSPFAPITHPHALYSLDNAFDDAELEKFERSAQRVLGSSAPLEYTCEVKIDGLSVNLYYERGKLKWAATRGNGVVGEDVTQNVLTIPEIPRELPADRVPERLEVRGEVYLSREEFARLNAEAEEVGGTVFKNPRNAAAGSLRQKDPKVTASRRLEALFYGVGDTESLGVWGQWEMLEWLRDLGFLVSTFSRRVTGWEAAAAYHRDLIARRAELPFDADGSVIKVDRFDVQRDLGFTSRAPRWAIAYKFPVEEVVTRLLDISINVGRTGRLNPLAHLEPRLIEGSTVSKATLHNEDFIRDLDLRIGDSVVVRKAGGVIPEIVRVLPELRPEGTQPYVYPRVCPSCGHAASRAEGDAAVYCPNPACPAQRYQRLVHFVSRPAMDIDGLGERILNLMVEAGLVRDAADLYALSLEQLLGLERMGEKSATKILSRIEESKSRPLARLIFALGIPYVGARNAQLLEKHFPDLEAIMRADQATLEAIPGMGRQIAASAVQAFADPSMRDLIARLSAAGVNTTSAVTRQGDQLAGLSFVITGTLSQPRDAVRARLEGLGARVTGSVTKKTSYLLAGEEAGSKLDRARELGVAVLDEAGLEALLQERGVS comes from the coding sequence ATGGATTCCTCCAACGCGCGTTACCTCGAGCTGGTACAGCAGATCAACGAGCACAACCGCCGCTACTACCTCGAGGACGCTCCCAGCATCCCCGATGACCAGTACGACGCGCTGATGCGCGAACTGCGTGCCCTCGAGGCCGAGCACCCCGAGTGGATCACGCCCGATTCGCCCACCCAGCGCGTGGGTATCGAGGCGTTGGCCAACTCGCCGTTCGCGCCGATCACCCACCCGCACGCGCTGTACAGCCTGGATAACGCCTTTGACGACGCGGAGCTGGAAAAGTTCGAGCGCAGCGCCCAGCGCGTGCTGGGTTCGTCCGCCCCGCTCGAGTACACCTGCGAGGTCAAGATCGACGGGCTGTCGGTGAACCTGTACTACGAGCGCGGGAAGCTGAAGTGGGCCGCGACCCGGGGCAACGGCGTGGTCGGCGAGGACGTGACCCAGAACGTGCTGACCATCCCCGAGATCCCGCGCGAACTGCCCGCAGACCGGGTGCCGGAACGGCTCGAGGTGCGCGGCGAGGTGTACCTGTCGCGCGAGGAGTTCGCGCGCCTCAACGCCGAGGCCGAGGAGGTGGGCGGCACGGTGTTCAAGAACCCGCGCAACGCCGCCGCCGGATCGCTGCGCCAGAAAGACCCCAAGGTGACCGCTTCCAGGCGGCTCGAGGCGCTGTTTTACGGGGTGGGGGACACCGAGTCGCTGGGGGTCTGGGGCCAGTGGGAGATGCTCGAGTGGCTGCGCGACCTGGGCTTCTTGGTATCCACCTTCTCGCGCCGGGTGACCGGCTGGGAGGCCGCCGCCGCCTACCACCGCGACCTGATCGCGCGCCGCGCCGAGCTGCCGTTTGACGCCGACGGCTCGGTGATCAAGGTAGACCGCTTCGACGTGCAGCGCGACTTGGGCTTTACCTCGAGGGCCCCGCGCTGGGCCATCGCCTACAAGTTCCCGGTCGAGGAGGTCGTGACCCGCTTGCTGGACATCAGCATCAACGTGGGCCGCACCGGACGCCTCAACCCGCTCGCGCACCTCGAGCCGCGCCTGATCGAGGGCTCCACGGTCTCCAAGGCCACGCTGCACAACGAGGACTTCATTCGCGACTTGGACCTGCGCATCGGTGACAGCGTGGTGGTGCGCAAGGCGGGCGGCGTGATCCCCGAGATCGTGCGGGTGCTGCCCGAACTGCGACCCGAGGGAACGCAGCCTTACGTCTACCCCCGGGTGTGTCCCTCGTGCGGTCACGCGGCCAGCCGGGCCGAGGGAGACGCCGCCGTGTACTGCCCCAACCCGGCCTGCCCGGCCCAGCGCTACCAGCGTCTGGTGCACTTCGTGTCGCGCCCGGCCATGGACATCGACGGTCTGGGCGAGCGCATCTTGAACCTGATGGTCGAAGCGGGCCTGGTGCGCGACGCCGCCGACCTGTACGCGCTCAGCCTCGAGCAGTTGCTGGGGCTCGAGCGCATGGGCGAGAAGAGTGCCACCAAGATCCTCAGCCGCATCGAGGAATCCAAGAGCCGGCCTCTGGCGCGCCTGATCTTCGCGCTGGGCATTCCCTACGTGGGCGCGCGCAACGCCCAGCTGCTCGAGAAGCACTTCCCGGACCTGGAGGCCATCATGCGGGCCGATCAGGCCACGCTCGAGGCGATTCCGGGCATGGGTCGCCAGATCGCGGCAAGCGCGGTGCAGGCCTTTGCGGACCCGTCGATGCGCGACCTGATCGCGCGCCTGAGCGCGGCCGGGGTGAACACGACGAGCGCGGTGACCCGCCAGGGCGACCAACTGGCCGGGCTGTCGTTTGTGATCACCGGGACGCTCTCGCAGCCGCGCGACGCGGTGCGCGCGCGCCTCGAGGGGCTGGGCGCGCGCGTCACCGGATCGGTCACCAAGAAGACCTCGTACCTGCTGGCGGGCGAGGAGGCAGGTAGCAAACTCGACCGCGCCCGCGAGCTGGGCGTGGCGGTGCTGGACGAGGCGGGACTCGAGGCGCTGCTGCAAGAACGCGGGGTCAGTTGA
- a CDS encoding ABC transporter ATP-binding protein: MSYAIELRGITKRFPLVLANDNISMRVKWGSVHALVGENGAGKSTLMKIIYGMQPATSGEIWVDGKHVQMHDPRDAIRLGIGMVHQHFMLVEPLTVTENVILGAEPTLGTSINYATARKRVAELIKQFNFDLDPDDKIEDLPVGLQQKVEILKTLYRGARILILDEPTAVLTPGETKELFDFLKNNYAKSGNSVIFISHKLHEVLEISDEISVIRDGKMIGSIPTQGATPETIARMMVGRDVVLRVDKAPPRPGEVALEVRGVTVVGENKKNLVHNVSFNVRSGEIVGIAGVEGNGQSQLVEAITGLLRPTSGEIRYLGKALSRPDAAKVTAAGVSHIPEDRNERGLVLEMSTQENLILGEQRSKDFCGPLGLLKLDVIERNAHELAQKYDVRPRSASLPAGRYSGGNAQKLIVAREMRKNPKILVASQPTRGVDIGAIEFIHKQIVDARDQGLAVLLVSADLGEVMNLSDRILVMFEGEVVGEVSAAEATEERLGLMMAGVRPEAKTA, encoded by the coding sequence ATGAGTTACGCCATCGAGCTGCGGGGCATCACCAAACGCTTCCCGCTGGTGCTTGCCAACGACAACATCTCCATGCGGGTCAAGTGGGGCAGCGTGCATGCCTTGGTCGGCGAGAACGGCGCGGGCAAGTCCACGCTGATGAAGATCATCTACGGCATGCAGCCTGCCACCAGCGGCGAGATCTGGGTAGACGGCAAACACGTCCAGATGCATGACCCCCGCGACGCCATCCGGCTGGGCATCGGCATGGTGCACCAGCACTTCATGCTGGTCGAACCGCTGACCGTTACCGAGAACGTGATCCTGGGGGCCGAGCCCACCCTGGGTACCTCCATCAACTACGCCACGGCCCGCAAGCGCGTCGCCGAGCTGATCAAGCAGTTCAACTTCGATCTTGACCCCGACGACAAGATCGAGGACCTGCCGGTAGGCCTGCAACAGAAGGTGGAGATCCTCAAGACCCTGTACCGTGGCGCGCGCATCCTGATCCTCGACGAGCCCACCGCGGTACTGACCCCGGGCGAAACCAAGGAGCTGTTCGACTTCCTCAAGAACAACTACGCCAAGTCGGGCAACTCGGTGATTTTCATCTCGCACAAGCTGCACGAGGTGCTGGAGATCTCCGACGAGATCTCGGTGATCCGCGACGGCAAGATGATCGGCAGCATCCCCACCCAGGGCGCCACCCCGGAGACCATCGCGCGCATGATGGTGGGCCGCGACGTGGTGCTGCGCGTGGACAAGGCCCCGCCGCGCCCGGGCGAGGTGGCCCTCGAGGTGAGGGGCGTCACGGTGGTGGGCGAAAACAAGAAGAACCTGGTCCACAACGTCTCCTTTAACGTACGATCCGGGGAGATCGTGGGCATCGCGGGCGTGGAGGGCAACGGCCAGAGCCAGCTGGTCGAGGCCATCACCGGTCTGCTGAGGCCGACGAGCGGCGAGATCCGCTACCTGGGCAAAGCGCTCAGCCGTCCGGACGCGGCCAAGGTGACGGCGGCCGGGGTATCCCACATTCCCGAGGACCGCAACGAGCGCGGCTTGGTGCTGGAGATGAGCACGCAGGAGAACCTGATCCTGGGCGAGCAGCGCTCCAAGGACTTCTGCGGTCCGCTGGGCCTGTTAAAGCTTGATGTGATCGAACGCAACGCGCACGAGCTGGCCCAGAAGTACGACGTGCGGCCACGCTCGGCCAGCCTGCCCGCCGGACGTTACTCGGGCGGCAACGCGCAAAAGCTGATCGTGGCGCGCGAGATGCGCAAGAACCCCAAGATTCTGGTGGCCAGCCAACCCACCCGAGGGGTGGACATCGGCGCGATCGAGTTCATTCACAAGCAGATCGTGGACGCCCGCGACCAGGGGCTGGCGGTCCTGCTGGTCTCGGCTGACCTGGGCGAGGTGATGAACCTGTCCGACCGCATCCTGGTGATGTTCGAGGGCGAGGTGGTCGGCGAGGTATCGGCCGCCGAGGCCACCGAAGAGCGGCTGGGCCTGATGATGGCCGGCGTGCGCCCCGAGGCCAAGACCGCCTGA
- a CDS encoding BMP family lipoprotein, with protein sequence MKKIAAVLSLGLVLGMATAQTPVRVGIAFDAGGKNDKSFNQSAWTGAQKASKDLKVQVKDFEPSDPSQVGQGIRSFAQNGFDLVIGVGFANEPSITSVANENADLAFAVVDSTSNNTKNVASLVFREQEGSFLVGYLAGLNSSTGVVGFIGGMDIPLIHKFEAGFAAGAKAANKNIKVYSQYVGTTPAAWNDPGKAKEIAGTMKARGADIIYHAAGASGNGLIDYVKATQCLKKSSLPKGVTFKSDNFKNVPKPAGYAAKCGADSRPMFFIGVDSNQNYLGDTDKNPKTLNFGLTSMVKRVDNAVYQVIKEVNQNKFKGGVREFGLKDDGVSFAVDQYNQALISKAQQDRLAKVRSDIIAGKIKVPSDR encoded by the coding sequence ATGAAGAAAATCGCCGCTGTACTCAGCCTTGGCCTCGTACTTGGAATGGCCACCGCCCAAACGCCCGTTCGCGTGGGCATCGCCTTCGACGCGGGTGGTAAGAACGACAAGTCCTTCAACCAGTCTGCCTGGACCGGGGCGCAGAAGGCTTCCAAGGACCTCAAGGTCCAGGTCAAGGACTTCGAGCCCTCGGACCCCAGCCAGGTCGGTCAGGGTATCCGCTCCTTCGCCCAGAACGGCTTTGATCTGGTGATCGGCGTGGGCTTCGCCAACGAGCCCTCGATCACCTCGGTCGCCAACGAAAACGCTGACCTCGCCTTTGCGGTGGTGGACAGCACCTCGAACAACACCAAGAACGTCGCCAGCCTGGTGTTCCGCGAGCAGGAAGGCAGCTTCCTGGTCGGCTACCTGGCCGGCCTGAACTCCTCGACCGGTGTCGTTGGCTTCATCGGCGGCATGGACATTCCGCTGATCCACAAGTTCGAGGCGGGCTTCGCCGCCGGCGCCAAGGCGGCCAACAAGAACATCAAGGTGTACTCGCAGTACGTCGGCACCACCCCGGCCGCCTGGAACGATCCCGGCAAGGCCAAGGAGATCGCCGGCACCATGAAAGCCCGCGGCGCGGACATCATCTACCACGCAGCCGGTGCATCCGGTAACGGCCTGATCGACTACGTCAAGGCCACCCAGTGCCTCAAGAAGAGCAGCCTGCCCAAGGGTGTCACCTTCAAGAGCGACAACTTCAAGAACGTGCCCAAGCCCGCCGGCTACGCGGCCAAGTGCGGCGCCGACAGCCGTCCGATGTTCTTCATCGGCGTGGACTCGAACCAGAACTACCTGGGCGACACCGACAAGAACCCCAAGACCCTCAACTTCGGTCTGACCTCGATGGTCAAGCGCGTGGACAACGCCGTGTATCAGGTCATCAAGGAAGTCAACCAGAACAAGTTCAAGGGCGGCGTCCGCGAGTTCGGCCTCAAAGACGACGGCGTGAGCTTTGCCGTGGACCAGTACAACCAGGCCCTGATCTCCAAGGCGCAGCAAGATCGTCTCGCCAAGGTGCGCAGCGACATCATCGCGGGCAAGATCAAGGTTCCCAGCGACCGCTGA
- a CDS encoding Asp23/Gls24 family envelope stress response protein produces the protein MAEVDISKDVLLGIASMTLDQITGLEPINPPVKVGEVLSGKRSKGLKVEVSGKEAVFDLTVNVDFGANIVKVCQAAQKAVVENVELMTGMKVRAVNITVHGICVPKTA, from the coding sequence ATGGCCGAAGTTGACATCTCCAAGGACGTACTGCTGGGTATCGCCAGCATGACGCTCGACCAGATCACGGGCCTGGAGCCCATCAACCCACCGGTCAAGGTGGGCGAGGTGCTCAGCGGCAAGCGCTCCAAGGGGCTCAAAGTCGAGGTGAGCGGTAAGGAAGCGGTGTTCGATCTGACCGTCAACGTCGATTTTGGAGCCAACATCGTCAAAGTCTGCCAGGCCGCCCAGAAGGCCGTGGTGGAAAACGTCGAGCTGATGACCGGCATGAAGGTGCGGGCCGTCAACATCACCGTGCACGGCATCTGCGTGCCCAAGACCGCTTAA